TCCTAATCTTATTGAATAAAgtaattttcttttaaaaatatgttatttaacatgagttaaagaaaaaaattatagtttaataaaaaaacagGTCGCAAGACTTTGAAAAAGTTTTTAAATGTTATTtgaattattttattaatattgatattTCCCATAATTATTTTTCAAGAACGGTGTCTTTATTTTTCTTAAATATTTTTTGAACTTTACATAACAATATTTTTCATAAGTGTTCGTCATTAGTCATTTTAAAATCTTACACAAATATTTCAATTTATGGGTGTTAAAGAGTCATGTTTTCGGCGTGAAATAGACTCAACCAAGTAAATTTTTGACATAAAACACATATCAATAAGTCAAATAAAAAATGGGTTAAACAAGTCAACCTACGAATTAGTCAGACTGACACGAAACTGCCCAGTTAGCTAATATGTTCGTAAGTTCGACTAAAACTAACCTTACTATAATAAACCCAATAAGATTAGGAGTGagaaaaaataagtttttaaaaaacatctattttagtaaatattttttaaaGTACCCATATAGCTAAATAATTTTTCCAACTACACTCCTTTAGGAAAAAACTCGTGAATACAAAGTCTCTTTCTTTTGAAGTATAGGAACGGTTCTAGCTCTTTGATGGGTTTTAAGCagtgttgcaaaagtcgctagccGGTCCCTAATCAGCTGACTGGGGAATTGGGAGTAATCGGAGAGTACTCGAGGAGTACACAAACATgacaaataaaaagaaaattaactattgtatatatatatatttaggggaccgctaaaataaaaaccacctccagttgtaggaaccgcgagaaccagttccTAAGCATTAGATcaagaagatggatggatgagattaaaattaactaaaatgaatattaaatacattttgtcttattatgtctttaatattataattcaAAAGGGAAAtttagtaaaattactttttctgtctttttgtctttattatttttattactttttttgttttattatatatattgctttttatttttttaaaagaatttttttatgaaaagcatttttaaattcaaattttttgaACAAGACGAAAacttttacgcgccggtttttgcacaccgggttttttaacgcgccgtttttctcaatcggcgtttttttaacgcgccgttttttacacgttttttaacgcgccgattttttcacgttttttaacacgccgttttttacacgttttttacgcgccgttttttacacgttttttaacgcgtcgtttttgcacgttttttacgcgccgttttttcaagcgtcgtttttttaacgcgccgtttttccacgttttttaacgcgccaatTTTTTCACgttttacgtaacactttttacgttttacgtaaactttttgcgtttttacgttttacgtaaaactttttacgttttacgtaacactttttacattttacgttttacgtaacactttttacgttttacgttttacgtaacactttttatgttttacgttttacataaaactttttacgttttacggctaacgtaaaactttttacgtgttgcgtaaaccttttaacgttttacgtaaaactttttacattttacgtttaacgtttttacgttttacgttaaaaagtttacattttacgttaaaaagtttacggtttaacttttttttttacaaaaacttttttacgcaaaaacgaacgcacccagaaatcgcaaacttaggaggtgtctcagatatattgttatcatcatcgactagcggggtaaaaaaaaaccaacaacatcaaaacaatgtGTATCTCGCAAAAATAAAAACAGGTTTTGGAtcagattatccgataatcaaaaggctgcaaaagtagggttgcaggttcaaaaaacctaccctccgccgtccttgccgcgacatcgtcatcaaaatctacgtTTTTTTTTCCATCATCGCCGCCCCATCCAACGgatcaaaacccacacaatcaaGAATACAAAATCAAAAACAGAAAATCAAAGAAGCCAATTCAAACCCccaaaacatatcaaaaataccCATCAGAATCATGAACACAACTCAAACCCCCAATCGGGCACCATCAGCGCCACAGGGCACCATCGGGCACCATCGGCACCACCGAGCACCATCTGGACCGCTTCCAATCGGCCACGTGTAAAAAAAACCCACAGAATCAAGCAAACCACCCCCCCCCAAAAGGCCCAAAGCTTCCAACAAGCCCCTTCGCCCACTGAATCAAGCAAACCACCACAAAAATCACCTCAAAATGAACCCCTGCACATTGTTACAAAATTGCAAACACAATTAATCAAAACCCAACTGAATCAAAACACAACTTGAATCAAGCAAACACAACTGACCAAAGCATTACAAATCGCAGTTTTGTCAAAACAATTAATCAAACACCCACATATATTCTCCTCAGTCAAAATCGCAAGGAATGTAGGAAACAGAAGTGAACATACTTGCATTTGATGAACCCAGTACCTGAGGAGATGTATACTGCCATCACCCCACCTGCTGACGTCACTTGCCGGAGCCCCACCTGCTGCTACGCTACCCATCCGTCGCCGCCGCCGTCCCCTTTCTCTCCACCACTGCCACAGTCGCCGTCGGAGTTGCAGGTGGGGTTTGTACCCACCACCGTCCTTTGAACTGCCAAACACCACTCACACACACCAACACCCACCCTTCGTCGGCTATTGGAACGACCACCACCATCCGGTGGTGGTGAGTGACGGAGTGACGGCCTGCAGCGACCAGACAGAGAGAAGGGACGGAGAGAGAGAAActcgatgagagagagagagaggtggcgGAGGAGTTGTGCGGCGGCAGCAGCGCCGTGGGGGACGGGCGGCAACGAACCGACGCCGGCGATGGCGACGGTAATGGTGGTTGAAAGAGAGAGAAACATGGGTGGGTTTAAAAATGGATCGAGATAGTCTGCATCTTTTAAATagaaaagaaagagagagaggagagatgaGAGAGGAAGGATATGACATTTGGGTTAaatgaccaatatacccttattGTTGGCAAAATCTGATTGATAGAgattggttctcatggttcttacaactggggataGTTTTCATTTTAggggctccctatatatatataggtagaggatcctgtacattaatctaaTATTGTGAGAAGGGTGAGAAATAATatggtgatgacaagtgtcctatatctaaattaattcaaaagggtgaaTTAGTAATTTTCTATTTCTTTCAATTAATTGATTAAAAGATAACTGCCCAAAATAACCGCCACCCTTTATTATAGGAATTCGAAATTAagaattaatctacgaatttgtgtCATCTCGTTCACCGGTTATTAATTCtgtagtgttatataattctgtagtgcaaccaccattcagaactgtatagtgttatatatttttatatagtgttatatagtgttacatggtgttatataatGGTTTTTGGTGCTATATAATTCtgtagtgttatataattctgtagtgcaaccaccaaaaaacactatataacaccatcaattattaattctgtagtgcaaccaccattcagaactgtatagtgttatatattttatatagtgttatatagtgttatatggtgttctttggtttatatagtgttatatgatggatgcatagtgttatatttttctggtagcatgtctatgatggatgtatagtgttatatattgttatgtAGTGTTGTATAGTGTTACATcatgttatatggtgttacatagtgttatatggtgttatatagtgttatacaTTTTTTGTAGCAGTTACATATTTCTGTATTTTTAGAATTTAAGATCGATAGAATTTAGCAGTTAAATTTGAATCGCCAGAATTTAGGAGTGAATCACTAGAATTTAGGTGAGTTTACCTAATTTGAAACATATACAAAGACACTACTTCCCTTCCAATTTTCAAATCACTCcatataattaaaacacaatttataatttggtccctattgatctcaaccattagatcaaagatctaatggtttaaaacacttattacacttctcacactttagacaCTTTatacactatccctaccctatatatatatatatatatatatatatatatgagaaagtataatgtacttcaaggcttaacctacattaacatacatgacaaaaaatataacgtgcgttattatcatagaacgtgcgtgattatagtcccatgcgtgattatgtggtcccatgcgtgattatgtggtcccatgcgttatttatgtggtcccatgcgtgattatacccctgatccaacagttaccattgtctcctacgtgatgtatgataaggctttttgtatgttaaccttactctctctctctctctctctatatatatatatatatatatagaggaggagttgggtagaaagtgggttttttCTAGAAAGTCTAGGAAACAATAAGAATGTGACACGTGGCATGGagggattttaactaaaagggcacttgtgtaatttgacattttattttatttttggaattttatctctctttaaataacaatgcataaGATTATAGAAAGTGTTTCTCCATGATTTTAAACTGTTTCTCCATGATTTTCTCAATGATGGTTTCGAAACATAGTAATATGTGAACGGAATAAAAGACGATTTTATTGATGTCGATGTTCTCATCTACCCATCGGGCCCACGTTGCAAGCGCCCTTTGTATGCATTAAGAACCTTGAGCCTCGGGTACACATGATCACCTTCTTGGTAATAATTTTCTCtgtaaattcaaaaaaaaaagtagCAGATTAACACAGTTGTGTTTTAGaaggaggatttcttgacgctgtgttttaccattcaTGCTGGTAATGATGGAAGAtgtcttgacattgtgttttaacagcaagcattcATGCTGGTAACGCTGgatgatttcttgacattgtgttttaacagcaaacaaattaatacagttgtgttttagcattcatgttggtaatgttggaggatttcttgacgttgtgttttaccatccatgctggtaatgctggaggatttcttgacattgtgttttaacagcaagcagattaatacaattgtgttttagcattcatgttggtaatgctggaggacttcttgacgctgtgttttaccatccatgctggtaatgctggaggatttcttgacattgtgttttaacagcaagcagattaataccgttgtgttttagcattcatgttggtaatgctggaggatttcttgatgccgtgttttaccatccatgctggtaatgctggaggatttcttgacattctgttttaacagcaagcagattaataccattgtgttttagcattcatgctggtaatgttggaggatttcttgacgctgtgttttaccattcaTGCTGGTACGATGTGTGACATTTGTCacgatgtgttttcttgatgttgtgtttcttcatgaaggatagaaggaagagagagaaaagagagaaagggagggagagagagagagagagagagagagagagagagagagagagagagagagaaaatcgcaagaaatgtggggtggtttatggaatgacaattatttccatatttaaaacaagctaaatgacatatataccctgattaattaaataatcctatttttaagaaacacatattaccaaaatgccaccaaaaTGATCTCAACCAataaacacacccattggatggccagatcgcttcctagactttatAGGAAAAACACATTTTCCGCAGgatccccatatatatatatatatagaggactatgatccgttaggaaccaccttttattgcgagaaccgcgagaaccaaatgtgaacacaaccaaaaatgcctaaaagtagctaaaaaacacacaatttttttttaatattttttttatagaaaatcgctacttttagtagcaaaaaaaattttttggctactaaaagtagcgattttaacataaaaaatattaaaaaaaatttagattttttttttatttttttaggttttttggacgtttagtttttagtattttagcttggggggtgggggtttaggtttttggggggtgggggaggggggtttaggttttttttttttttttgggggggggctaggttttttgggggttttagtttttagcatttagcttgggggggggggtggggggtttaggtttttttttggggggggggggtgggggttaggtttttttagggtttttttagctattttaggttgtgttcacattggttctcgcggttctcgcaataaaggtggttctcgcatgaaccttaccctatatatatatatatatatatatatatatatatatatatatatatatatatatatatatatatatatactactttaataagcatataggaagggcAAGAATGGTCATTTGCCATTATACAACCATTTGAAGCCCATTGTACAATCATTTAAGCACAAAGtgttgaaaaattgttttcaacACATGCTGATACCCGCTTGGATCTTACCCGGATCAACTTGACCCGTTTTACTTTGATGGATCCAATATAATCTTTCTATCAATCTATCTAAACCACAATTCGTTTCATCCGCCGCTCCACCTTTCTCTACAAACCCTAGATCCTCCACCGCTCCTCCACCTTTCATCCATGGAACCGGTCGTCGCCATCACCGTCTTCTCCCCTTCTCTACTCCAACAGTCGCTTCATGATCTAGGGTTTCACTGAGAAACCAGTCGTTTCATGATCTAGGGTTTCTCTGTAGATCCGACGCTATCTCAACATATTCGACACCAGATCCGACACCAGATCGATTTCTATGGCTTTATTCCCGGTGGCTTCAAGATCCCACACTATCTCAGTAGATCCGACACCCGATCTACTGGTTTGACTGTAGGGTACCTTTCTTTTTACCATAtcttcttaatttttttttttgttatttgaatcTAATCTGGGTAATGTTTCAGATCTTCCGTTTGGTTGTGGGTTCGTCAACGATGGTGGTTGTGGGTGGAAGATCTGGCAGATCTCTATTCTTTGTAAGTAGATTTCTAGGGTTTATTTACAAGTCTAGGGTTTATTTACAAGATTTCTTgatttttgtttaaatttataggcttttttatgtgttttgtgtttttttagggaGATTTCGTTTGGTTTTCGGTTTCtttgaaagtggtttcaaaaTCAGGGAGGTTTTTAACTATATAAAACTATATTAACCATTTGAAATTCTACGTAAAAGTATCAGTGTAGTGTGTATGTGGCTTATAAGGTGGGTATTGATGAGTAGCTTGCAATGGACAGACTGGTGGAGCTAGCTTACAGAAAACTTCTGGCGAGTTTTAATCCTTAAATAACGATTCTAGATTGTTATGTGATATGGGCGGAATAACGTTTTTAGAGAGCTTGCTATAGATCAATGCTCCAATTGGGATTTTTACATTTGATAATAGGTTTTGTTTATTTGGGTCAGATTAGCCTTGTGTGAGTTCAAAGTTTCTATTGCTTTCTGTTCAATTTTTAGTTTATACATATTTTCAACAAAAACCATTATTGTTTGATCAATTGAAATTTCAGTGTTCATTTTGGTTCTAATTTTTCTTTGAACAGGTCGTTGCTTATTGTATCACACAAATAACTGAAGATGGTGTTGGTGGAGTTAGCTGGGAGCATTTCAGGTGCTCTGCAGCAGATGAGCAATGCGACAATCATAGACGAGAAGATCCTCAATATTGGCTTAAACGACATGAATCGTGCCTTGCTTCAATTCGACATTCAGTTCATGCTTGTTGGATAACCAGTCGATCTCTACAAAATTTCAGCAATGTATTGTTCGAGCCCTAGCTTTTTTATTCTGCgaaatgtttgtttgtttgtttgtttactaCTGGATAACCATATGTGGTATGTGTTCTgtagtttaggttttttttctttaaaaaaatttgTATATTTAATTTGAAGTTGATTATTGTGTTTAAGTTGCTTATGTTTTCTGTTCGCCTTTAAACTCACTTTGAGGATTCAAATCAGGTATAATTTTAAATGAATCACCTGTGTTCATCCTTTTTAATTAGCTGGTATTATGTTTAAGTTGTACTGAATGAATCTAAGATGTCAAGATGTACCGAATGAATTAGAGGCTTAAGTGATTGTAAATGACAAATGACTGTTTAATAACTGTTTATAATATGATCGAATATTACGATTTTAACCTTTTGTGCATGAAATGGCATTTACAGGGAGCTCCTCATCCTCTTCAAGTGCTCATGGATAAAGAAAATCAGCTGGTATTGTGTTTAAGTTGCTTCTGTTTTCTGTTCGCCTTTAAACCCACTTTGAGGATTCAAATCAGGGAAGACACTGACTTTCTAGCAAGGTGACCATTCTATGCTTTCTTACACAACTTATAATGATTTCGAGAATCCTAAGCGCTTGGTCTCGATTTTTCTAAACCATCTCTAATACTACCACAACTGCAAATTAACTTAGGTTAGGCTATTAAGCGCTTTAAACGCTTGAGTATTTAACTTGAAAAGCGTTTCCAACAAATGTGTTACCAGAGCACATTATTTACCTGTGATATGTGCAAAAAATCAAGGTGTCGCGTCCCCTGTTAGTATGAATTCTATCTAACTGCTCGGTGCCATAAATGATTTTTGGTTTGAGGTAATTTAAGAAAAAAAGGTTACCCCTTACGATTTAAATTATCTATTAATTTAACGGGTCATCGCATTGATTGTATGCATATGTTGTTTGCTGCAGTCATCGTATTCATGACCCGAACTCTGTGAATTTAGAAGATTTTTAagtcaatgttttttttttcttttaattagaAAATGAAATAGTGGTTCATTacatatttaatcaaatctataAGTATTTGGAACTCATTTGAAATAGTGGTTCATCGCATATTCAACCCATTTACCAAATCGCTATACCCCACATGTCACATGGTTCTCTAAAAGATTACAGGTCGAGTTTGACATTTAAAACATATCAAGAGGCAAAATTTGTCACCTAGTCATTAATTAACTTTTATTTGCCCCCTATGTAAGTGCAGTTCAGATAGATTAGAGATTTTGTCAAGTGGACTATTgaactttaaaatttaaaaattagttagtatatattattaataatattaagtaATATTTGCAGCATGGACTGACGGGAGATTCTGTCAAGCATGATCTTGACCTATGTTGTCAAAAGTGAGCTAGATGCACGCCTAGGCGAGGCGAGACTAAACTGCCTGGTGGAAAGCTGGGCGCAGACCTgtgactttttaaaaaaaaaaagcactCAAGCGCTCCCTTGGAGCCAGGCGCAGGTTGGGATGTGTGTTCTTCAGTGCTTTGTGGTTCAATACTTTCTATTGGTGTGCTTATTCATTTGTGGGTGTGTCTTTCTTTTCGTGTAAGAGGGGGTTATGGAAATTTTATTTTGTTTCCTTGAATGCAATCTATAAGGCAGTATTATCCATCAACAAAAATATTGTACTATCTATTGACGCCTGGTTTGGATTTGTCTTGATGAAGTTTTTGGCTCCCCATTTTTTAGTGGTTAATTAGTGGGTCAGATGGTACTATGGATGCTTTTTGTATTTATTATTACTATAGGCAGTGCTCAATATgatcaaaaaaaattaaaaattgacAATCTTTTTACCAAACCAGTGTCATCAAATGAGTTTTCTGATGTATTATAATCCTTTATTCTTAGATTTTTGGAGTAATTTCATCACTGGAGTTTGGTTTTCTAGTCACAAAAGCTACCAAGCCATTTTCAGAAGCTGCTGAAGCTGTAGATTTGGTGAAAAGACTAAGCAAAGAGATATATACATTGTAAGTGCGTGTACTAAGAAGGTTTAAAAGAAGTAATTAACAAACTAATTAGTAATTTTGTTGACATTTATGATATATTTTGCAGGGAGATAGTGTTGAAATTATAATCCTACATGCTAATGGTGTTCGATGCGAAAGTGAGCAACTGCACAAAGATTAGTTACAAAATAGAAGATTGTCCCAGTTTGCCTGTTAGTTCTTAATTACTATTGCATGATTATGGCTAGGGACAAGGTGGTTTTTTGCTAACCTTATCTTTATGTTATTAAACCAAATTATCTTAACAAGGTGGTCCACATAACCATACAATAAGAGGACTTGTAGCTTACTTGAAGTAGGCTCAGTCTCCAGAGTTCAATGCTAAATAGAACCAGGTTTATTCCATCTTTTTTTTTGTTAGAATCACAAGAAGCAaccttttgatttttttaactGGTTCAGTGGTTTAACATGGTGCTCTTGCAGGTTGTTTCTAATTGTCGAGTTCTTGCTAAACGATTGATGGAGCTAGA
The Helianthus annuus cultivar XRQ/B chromosome 6, HanXRQr2.0-SUNRISE, whole genome shotgun sequence genome window above contains:
- the LOC118479854 gene encoding uncharacterized protein LOC118479854; this translates as MVVVGGRSGRSLFFVVAYCITQITEDGVGGVSWEHFRCSAADEQCDNHRREDPQYWLKRHESCLASIRHSVHACWITSRSLQNFSNGAPHPLQVLMDKENQLVLCLSCFCFLFAFKPTLRIQIREDTDFLASMD